The following proteins come from a genomic window of Macaca thibetana thibetana isolate TM-01 chromosome 15, ASM2454274v1, whole genome shotgun sequence:
- the RRAGA gene encoding ras-related GTP-binding protein A, which produces MPNTAMKKKVLLMGKSGSGKTSMRSIIFANYIARDTRRLGATIDVEHSHVRFLGNLVLNLWDCGGQDTFMENYFTSQRDNIFRNVEVLIYVFDVESRELEKDMHYYQSCLEAILQNSPDAKIFCLVHKMDLVQEDQRDLIFKEREEDLRRLSRPLECACFRTSIWDETLYKAWSSIVYQLIPNVQQLEMNLRNFAQIIEADEVLLFERATFLVISHYQCKEQRDVHRFEKISNIIKQFKLSCSKLAASFQSMEVRNSNFAAFIDIFTSNTYVMVVMSDPSIPSAATLINIRNARKHFEKLERVDGPKHSLLMR; this is translated from the coding sequence ATGCCAAATACAGCCATGAAGAAAAAGGTGCTGCTGATGGGGAAGAGCGGGTCGGGGAAGACCAGCATGAGGTCGATTATCTTCGCCAATTATATTGCTCGCGACACCCGGCGCCTGGGGGCCACCATTGACGTGGAGCACTCCCACGTCCGATTCCTGGGGAACCTGGTGCTGAACCTGTGGGACTGTGGCGGTCAGGACACCTTCATGGAAAATTACTTCACCAGCCAGCGAGACAATATTTTCCGTAACGTGGAAGTTTTGATTTACGTGTTTGACGTGGAGAGCCGCGAACTGGAAAAGGACATGCATTATTACCAGTCGTGTCTGGAGGCCATCCTCCAGAACTCTCCCGACGCCAAAATCTTCTGCCTGGTGCACAAAATGGATCTGGTTCAGGAGGATCAGCGCGACCTGATTTTTAAAGAGCGAGAGGAAGACCTGAGGCGTCTGTCTCGCCCGCTGGAGTGTGCTTGTTTTCGAACGTCCATCTGGGATGAGACGCTCTACAAAGCCTGGTCCAGCATCGTCTACCAGCTGATTCCCAACGTTCAGCAGCTGGAGATGAACCTCAGGAATTTTGCCCAAATCATTGAGGCCGATGAAGTTCTGCTGTTCGAAAGAGCCACGTTCTTGGTTATTTCCCACTACCAGTGCAAAGAGCAGCGCGACGTCCACCGGTTTGAGAAGATCAGCAACATCATCAAACAGTTCAAGCTGAGCTGCAGTAAATTGGCCGCTTCCTTCCAGAGCATGGAAGTTAGGAATTCCAACTTCGCTGCTTTCATCGACATCTTCACCTCAAACACGTACGTGATGGTGGTCATGTCAGACCCGTCGATCCCTTCTGCGGCCACTCTGATCAACATTCGCAATGCCCGgaaacactttgagaagctggaGAGAGTGGATGGCCCCAAGCACAGTCTTCTTATGCGTTGA